The Porphyromonas pogonae genome segment CCAGAATGCGGAGCATACCACGGGGGAAAGCATGAGTTTTATCACCGGTAGGCACCGTAGCTTTGAGCCTCATACAATGATTAAGAGTCATAAGTTCTTTGAGCATCTCGGTACGTACGGAGGGTGACCCGAAAAGGTCTTTGACATAAAGCGTATCTCCCTCGACACGGTAGAAGCAGATGCCCGTGGGGTGATCCATGTTTCGGGGGAAGGTGTACATGCCGCCATTACTCATCTTATAATCTTCCATGACCAGACGTATCTGCTCTCTTGTATGTTTTACATGCGGGTAAGAGCGACATTCCTCCGCCTCCATGATAAAGTCTATGGGGCCTTTGGGCAGTATCTGCTCGGCAGGAGCCATCATTACTTCTTCGAGCGTGGTAGCGGTCTTCTCAAAGAACACTCTGCCGTAAGAGCACACCTTGTCGTAGTAGTCGGCAAGATATTCGTCCGCAGGGATGAGGAAGCTTATCATCTCGCCTCGCTCTTTCATCTTCACCATAGCCTCTTTCATCAGGCTTTCCATGACGCCTTCTTTCCTGTTCTCGGGCTTGGTGCAAGCGCCGGAGATATATCCTGCCTCGAAGTTCCTACCCCATGCATACAGGGTATAAGGCAGCATCTGTACGTGCCCTATGGCGTTGTTATTCTCATCATAACGGACCAAGGTGTCTTGGTCTTTGTACACCTTATTGAAGTAAAAATCTACAAAGGCTTTGGTGTCGTTGAAGCAAATCTCCCACAACCGACGTGCATCATTTTTCTTTTCGTCATTTGTTTTCATGTCTCAATATGGCTGTCTCTTTGGGGAGCAGGATCTCAGGCTGGTAAGAAAGTTTTGATTTTCGCAGACCTTCCAGTCCCAAATCCTCCTCTCTGTTAATGTACAAATAATTTTCGGGGATGTTCCTTGCGAACTCTCTATTGATCATAGCGAATGCCCCTTCGTAGTCTAAGGAACCTTTCTCTATGTGAACTCCAAAGGTATCATGATTTATCGGAGAACCAATAGAAAATGCAACAATTTCGCCATTTACTCTGATGGCACCTCCGGTTACTCCCAGCTCATCGATATGTCGCAGTATGCGGCCTATCATTCGCAGTTCGTTCTCCCTGCCTTGGTCATGACCTTTGTCTCCTATCCAGTTCTTTTCTATCTCCATACATTCCATAGCGTTTTGGGGAGTGATGAGCTCGAACTTCCAGTCCGGATAGTTGCGTTCGAATTTATTGATATGATTGCGCTTGGATTGCAACTTCTTACCACTCAGGGTACAAAGCTGCTCTCTCAAGTAGATATAGTCATAGTATGCCCTGTCATTGATAAAATAAAATTCCCCCGGCCGCGACTTTTCCAGAGCCTCCCTGCACTGTGGAGTAATCCCCATGAGTGTAAGCGGGTAATCACCCTGCATAGCCATCTCTTCCAGCACCCTGAGTGGTGCCCTCAGGTCACAGCCTCCAGGTGATACGGGGCATAGGTAAACCGGGTGATTGCGATGTGAAGTCTGAAATCGCACCACCAGATGGTCTTCTATCACTGCCCAGCAAGTGTGGTAATATGTGCTCCAACCATAAAGGTTTGAAAATGAGATGTCGCAGATCCTCAGGCTTGAGGGGGTTGTAAATCGGTTAATAATCTCTCTATCGGCCAGTTCGACCGGTTTAAAATCCATATGTGCAGTCTCCTTATTTGCATTTATTCTCTAATCTAACAAAATGAAAACGCAAAAGTTTGTGCTACGTCACGATTAGTTTCCCATTTTTATTTTAATTTTGACAGGCATTATTAAAATATATAAGCCGAATGTTTCTTTATTTGGCGGATTATTGCGTTATTTGCAGATAGATATAAATTAAAAACTATAATATACAGTGCTATGAACGATTTCATGAAATACCTCGGAGTTGTAATTCTTTTAGTCGGAGTATTAGTTTTGGCAATTCCGGCACTTACAAACACATCCTCAAACGGAACTCTATGGACCGGTCTTATTTTGATCATCGCCGGTTTCTTCACACACATCTTTATCAACCGTAAGATAGAGAAATAAAGAATTCTCTACAGAGATACTTTTTTTTCGACGTATAATTCAGTGCCGCTCAGACAGCGGCATTGTCTTTTTTCGTGAAGTATATATTCTTTTACGGAGACGTTTTATATTTACACAATATTATTTTACACCCCGGCTCGTGTGAGGTAAGCAGATGCAACCATCCATTACTTCTATCGTAGGAGTATTGACCTATCAAAATGTCAGTTTTATTCGACTTCTCTTGACGGACAGACGACAGCCCATGAAACATATTTAGAGGCTATTGACAAAGGGGGGTAAGATGTTGTACCTTTGTGAATGCAACAACTATTTTATCTGCTCATTACACTTAGACCCGAATCCTACACTGATTAAGACCAACTTTACTAATATACAACTATGAGGACTATCACCGGTAACTGCCTGAAATCAACTACAATGGCCAACCCACCCGCAATTGAATACGTGCCGCTTACCGCATCTCATAATACGCAAACCACCATCCCCTATTCTACACTGCGTCTTCCCCGGCAGTACTAATCCCCTCCTGATCCACTGCGTTACTGTGACGCCCCAGTCTGCCCCCGATATACCACCTCAAACACCGCACATCCATGCGCTTAGTTCCACTTAATATAAAAGTAGGCTCACCTATCATACAAAGTGCGCAAACCTATCCTATACGGACAATTGACCTATCCTATACGGACTACTGACTTATGTACACGGACGAAGGACTTATCATACACAGTCCACAGACCTATCATAATAGGATTTCAGTTCTTGCCTCTCACTCTTCCCAGCCCTACTTCGAGACTAAAAAATACATTATAGAATAGCCATATTCCTCAGATATTTATTTAAGAAGCAAAATATAAGGCTTGTATTTATTTGGCATTCATTCAGGATAAAATTATTGAGGAGAAAAGCAGCTCCTTATTTAGACAAAGTATAAATAAGCGTTTTTTCTTAACTAAGAGGCTCTGTTTTCCACCATTTTACACATTTATTAATTTTATTTAGTAGCCATTAGGCTAATAAAATATCATTTTGCATTTTACAACAAAAAGGGAGGTCTATTTTGACATTTTGTCAACATATCACCCCCACATAAGTAAAGGCGTAGTACACACCCTGTTTTGTAGCTTCGCATCTGTGTATTAGATAAGTCCTCACGCCCGCTTACAGCATTTCCATAGCCTGATATAATTATCTGTGAAGTAGTTTGTAATGATAATGTTTTTATCTGTACAATCTTTGTCCTAACTTTGCAACTCCTATGACATAAAATCAGATAATTTCAATGGATAAAAGTTCTGTATTTAAGCCTCGTTTTTTCGAGGCGGTGAAGCAGTACAATGCTTCTTTGTTTGCAGCCGATGCCATGGCCGGCATTATTGTTGGTATAGTGGCGCTCCCCCTTGCCATAGCTTTTGCTATAGCCAGTGGTGTAGCACCTGAAGTAGGACTCATCACCGCTATCATAGGCGGATTCATCGTAGCCATGTTCGGTGGCAGCTCAGTACAGATCGGAGGTCCCACAGGCGCTTTTATCATTATCGTTTACGGTATCATTCAGGAGTTTGGTATACAGGGGCTGCTGGTAGCCACTTTCATTGCAGGGTTACTATTGCTGGTGATGGGGGTGCTCAAGTTGGGCTCACTGATCAAGTTTATCCCGTACCCCATAGTCATAGGCTTTACAGCAGGTATAGCACTTACCATCTTTTCCACTCAGATGAATGATCTTCTGGGCTTAGGACTCAAAGGCATGCCTGCCGCATTCATCCCTAAGTGGGGAATGGTGCTGGAAAATATGGATAAATTCAATTGGATAGCGCTGGTCATAGGCATCGTCAGCATCACTATCATACAGGTCACGCCCCGTTTTACCAAAAAGATTCCCGGCTCACTCATTGCCATCATACTCATGACGGTAGTAGTGTATTGGCTACGCACTTATCAAGGAGTGCAAGGGATAGAGACCATAGGCGACCGCTTCACGATAAGTGCTTCTATCAGCATGCCCGACATGCCACAACTCGGCTGGACGCAGATACAGCAACTGATCACTCCGGCCTTTACCATAGCTATGCTGGGAGCTATAGAGTCACTCCTCTCGGCCAGCGTGGCAGACGGTGTTACAGGGGACAGGCATGA includes the following:
- a CDS encoding GNAT family N-acetyltransferase, with amino-acid sequence MKTNDEKKNDARRLWEICFNDTKAFVDFYFNKVYKDQDTLVRYDENNNAIGHVQMLPYTLYAWGRNFEAGYISGACTKPENRKEGVMESLMKEAMVKMKERGEMISFLIPADEYLADYYDKVCSYGRVFFEKTATTLEEVMMAPAEQILPKGPIDFIMEAEECRSYPHVKHTREQIRLVMEDYKMSNGGMYTFPRNMDHPTGICFYRVEGDTLYVKDLFGSPSVRTEMLKELMTLNHCMRLKATVPTGDKTHAFPRGMLRILDIPEFTRHYALTHNNMTIGFKIRDRQMPENSGEYYISNGKLTFKSNLNQEEGISPAALARTLFSEDPGFLSLMME
- a CDS encoding DUF2156 domain-containing protein translates to MDFKPVELADREIINRFTTPSSLRICDISFSNLYGWSTYYHTCWAVIEDHLVVRFQTSHRNHPVYLCPVSPGGCDLRAPLRVLEEMAMQGDYPLTLMGITPQCREALEKSRPGEFYFINDRAYYDYIYLREQLCTLSGKKLQSKRNHINKFERNYPDWKFELITPQNAMECMEIEKNWIGDKGHDQGRENELRMIGRILRHIDELGVTGGAIRVNGEIVAFSIGSPINHDTFGVHIEKGSLDYEGAFAMINREFARNIPENYLYINREEDLGLEGLRKSKLSYQPEILLPKETAILRHENK
- a CDS encoding SulP family inorganic anion transporter, coding for MDKSSVFKPRFFEAVKQYNASLFAADAMAGIIVGIVALPLAIAFAIASGVAPEVGLITAIIGGFIVAMFGGSSVQIGGPTGAFIIIVYGIIQEFGIQGLLVATFIAGLLLLVMGVLKLGSLIKFIPYPIVIGFTAGIALTIFSTQMNDLLGLGLKGMPAAFIPKWGMVLENMDKFNWIALVIGIVSITIIQVTPRFTKKIPGSLIAIILMTVVVYWLRTYQGVQGIETIGDRFTISASISMPDMPQLGWTQIQQLITPAFTIAMLGAIESLLSASVADGVTGDRHDSNTELIAQGLANIAVPFVGGIPVTGAIARTMTNINNGGKTPVAGVIHALILLLIFLFLGPLTAYIPMACLSGVLIVVSYNMSGWRSVRSLFKGPKSDTAVMMITFLLTVLVDLTVAIEIGLIFSMLFFMKRMVESTNILVSKDVLELHREGDDVAKGKQVLELPHGVEVYEIEGPYFFGIANRFDEAMREAGDRAGVRIIRMRFVPFMDSTAIHNLKTLCRTCQSEGVKLIFSGVNDKVRQSLEQTGVADMVGRQFICRDINEAVEVARTIV